The following coding sequences are from one Patagioenas fasciata isolate bPatFas1 chromosome 23, bPatFas1.hap1, whole genome shotgun sequence window:
- the LOC136112897 gene encoding olfactory receptor 14J1-like, producing the protein MSNSSSITQFLLLAFADTRELQLLHFWLFLGIYLAALLGNGLIITTIAWDQHLHTPMYFFLLNLALLDLSYITTTVPKSMANSLWDTRVISYAGCAAQLFLFVFLASAELYLLTIMSYDRYVAICKPLHYGTLLGSRACVHMAAAAWATAFLHALLHTANTFSLPLCKGNALGQFFCEIPQILKLSCSHSYLKELGLMVASVCSAFGCFVFIVVSYVQIFRAVLRIPSEQGRHKAFSTCLPHLAVVSLFLSTAMFAYLKPPSISSPSLDLVVSVLYSLIPPTLNPLIYSMRNQDLKDALWKLMAGCISKIIKCSASSL; encoded by the coding sequence atgtccaacagcagctccatcacccagttcctcctcctggcgttcgcagacacacgggagctgcagctcttgcatttctggctcttcctgggcatctacctggctgccctcctgggcaacggcctcatcatcaccaccatagcctgggaccagcacctccacacccccatgtacttcttcctgctcaacctcgccctcctcgacctgagctacatcaccaccactgtccccaagtccatggccaactctctgtgggataccagggtcatttcctatgcaggatgtgctgcacaactcttcctgtttgtctttttagcttcagcagagctttatcttctcaccatcatgtcctacgaccgctacgttgccatctgcaaacccctgcactacgggaccctcctgggcagcagagcttgtgtccacatggcagcagctgcctgggccactgcgtttctccatgctctgctgcacacggccaatacattttcactgcccctgtgcaagggcaatgccctgggccagttcttctgtgaaatcccccaaatcctcaaactctcctgctcacactcctacctcaaggaacttgggcttatggtGGCCAGTGTCTGttcagcatttgggtgttttgtgttcattgtggtatcctatgtgcagatcttcagggccgtgctgaggatcccctctgagcagggacggcacaaagccttttccacctgcctccctcacctggccgtggtctccctgtttctcagcactgccatgtttgcctacctgaagcccccctccatctcctccccatccctggatctggtggtttctgttctgtactcgctgatacctccaacactgaaccccctcatctacagcatgaggaaccaggacctcaaggatgccctgtggaaactgatggcgggatgcatttcaaaaataataaagtgttcagcatcttctctttaa